Proteins from a single region of Mumia flava:
- a CDS encoding GNAT family N-acetyltransferase: MIPAAAYRLDAASIVALRDDLARWQQREGIEQWQVGEVGADEVRDQIAAGQWSVLRDDGQIQATIRLMESDPFFWDDLVPGTATDALYVHGLMVRRAQAGRGLGEVLLDWAARRAADDGRAFLRLDARVSNPRLIAYYARLGFVERGARAMPEPWGEAMRLERPV; the protein is encoded by the coding sequence GTGATCCCGGCCGCGGCCTACCGCCTGGACGCAGCGTCGATCGTGGCGCTGCGCGACGACCTCGCGCGCTGGCAGCAGCGCGAGGGGATCGAGCAGTGGCAGGTCGGGGAGGTCGGCGCCGACGAGGTGCGTGACCAGATCGCGGCCGGGCAGTGGTCGGTGCTGCGCGACGACGGACAGATCCAGGCGACCATCCGGCTGATGGAGTCCGACCCGTTCTTCTGGGACGACCTGGTCCCCGGCACGGCGACCGACGCGCTCTACGTCCACGGGCTGATGGTGCGACGAGCGCAGGCCGGTCGCGGGCTCGGCGAGGTGCTGCTCGACTGGGCTGCGCGCCGCGCTGCCGACGACGGTCGTGCCTTCCTGCGTCTCGACGCCCGGGTGAGCAATCCCAGGCTGATCGCGTACTACGCCCGCCTCGGCTTCGTCGAGCGCGGGGCCCGGGCGATGCCGGAGCCGTGGGGCGAGGCGATGCGCCTCGAACGCCCCGTCTGA
- the purL gene encoding phosphoribosylformylglycinamidine synthase subunit PurL: MTEAPSTPAVRRLDTVEQAARTPDHPQPWTELGLKPDEYERIREILGRRPTGAELAMYSVMWSEHCSYKSSKVHLKKFGELPQETPLGKTLAGIGENAGVIDVGQGYAVTFKVESHNHPSYVEPYQGAATGVGGIVRDILAMGARPVAVMDPLRFGPLDAADTARVLPGVVAGVGGYGNCLGLPNIGGEVVFDETYLGNPLVNALCVGVLRHEQLHTAHASGVGNQVVLYGARTGGDGIGGVSVLASETFTESSDGRGGPAKRPSVQVGDPFMEKLLIECTLELFDAGVVAGIQDLGGAGLSCATSELASAGDGGMHVELDTVPLRDSTLSPEEILMSESQERMMAVVEPEHLARFLEICAKWEVEATVVGEVTDGDHLVIDWHGETVVDVPPRSVAHDGPTYQRPYARPDWQDTLQADTTASLERPADGDALRTALLDVLGSPNQADKSWVTDQYDRYVRGDTVLAQPEDAGMIRIDDETNLGVAVATDCNGRFAKLDPYAGAQLALAEAYRNVGVSGALPLAITDCLNFGSPEDPAVMWQFEQATSGLKDACAELGIPVTGGNVSFYNQTGETAILPTPVVGVLGVISDVTTRVRQGFAGEGDALLLLGSTRDELDGSAWSQVAHGHLGGRPPQVDLAAEKALADLMVEAAAQGLASTAHDLSDGGLAIALAEATIRNGVGATVTLPGDPFVSLFSESVARALVSVPSGSVDAFEALAARYGVPAARIGTTGGDALSVDGQFTIGAEELRTVWRAPIREAMRG, encoded by the coding sequence GTGACCGAAGCGCCTTCGACGCCCGCCGTGCGCCGCCTCGACACCGTCGAGCAGGCCGCCCGCACCCCCGACCACCCGCAGCCGTGGACCGAGCTGGGTCTCAAGCCGGACGAGTACGAGCGGATCCGCGAGATCCTCGGCCGCCGTCCCACCGGGGCCGAGCTGGCGATGTACTCCGTGATGTGGAGCGAGCACTGCTCCTACAAGTCGAGCAAGGTGCACCTGAAGAAGTTCGGCGAGCTCCCGCAGGAGACCCCGCTGGGCAAGACGCTCGCGGGGATCGGCGAGAACGCCGGCGTGATCGACGTCGGTCAGGGCTACGCGGTCACCTTCAAGGTCGAGTCGCACAACCACCCCAGCTACGTGGAGCCGTACCAGGGTGCGGCGACCGGTGTCGGCGGGATCGTCCGCGACATCCTCGCGATGGGCGCGCGCCCCGTCGCCGTCATGGACCCGCTGCGCTTCGGCCCGCTCGACGCCGCCGACACGGCACGTGTGCTGCCCGGTGTGGTCGCCGGCGTCGGCGGCTACGGCAACTGCCTCGGCCTCCCGAACATCGGTGGCGAGGTCGTCTTCGACGAGACCTATCTCGGCAACCCGCTCGTCAATGCGCTGTGCGTCGGCGTGCTGCGGCACGAGCAGCTGCACACCGCCCACGCGAGCGGGGTCGGCAACCAGGTCGTGCTGTACGGCGCGCGGACCGGCGGCGACGGGATCGGCGGCGTCTCGGTGCTCGCGTCCGAGACGTTCACGGAGTCCTCGGACGGCAGGGGCGGCCCCGCGAAGCGACCGAGCGTCCAGGTCGGCGACCCGTTCATGGAGAAGCTGCTGATCGAGTGCACGCTCGAGCTGTTCGACGCCGGTGTGGTCGCCGGCATCCAGGACCTCGGCGGTGCCGGGCTGTCGTGCGCGACCAGCGAGCTCGCCAGCGCCGGCGACGGCGGTATGCACGTCGAGCTCGACACCGTGCCGCTGCGCGACTCCACGCTCTCGCCCGAGGAGATCCTCATGAGCGAGTCGCAGGAGCGGATGATGGCCGTCGTCGAGCCCGAGCATCTCGCGCGGTTCCTCGAGATCTGCGCGAAGTGGGAGGTCGAGGCGACCGTCGTCGGCGAGGTCACCGACGGCGACCACCTGGTGATCGACTGGCACGGCGAGACCGTGGTCGACGTCCCGCCGCGCTCGGTCGCCCACGACGGTCCGACGTACCAGCGCCCGTACGCCCGGCCGGACTGGCAGGACACCCTCCAGGCCGACACCACCGCGTCGCTGGAGCGGCCCGCCGACGGCGACGCCCTCCGTACGGCCCTGCTGGATGTGCTGGGCTCGCCGAACCAGGCCGACAAGTCCTGGGTCACCGACCAGTACGACCGCTACGTCCGCGGCGACACGGTGCTCGCGCAGCCGGAGGACGCCGGCATGATCCGCATCGACGACGAGACGAATCTCGGCGTCGCGGTCGCGACCGACTGCAACGGCCGGTTCGCGAAGCTCGATCCGTACGCCGGGGCGCAGCTCGCGCTCGCCGAGGCGTACCGCAACGTCGGCGTGTCCGGAGCCCTGCCGCTCGCGATCACCGACTGCCTCAACTTCGGCTCGCCCGAGGACCCGGCGGTGATGTGGCAGTTCGAGCAGGCCACGAGCGGGCTCAAGGACGCGTGCGCCGAGCTCGGCATCCCGGTCACCGGCGGCAACGTGTCGTTCTACAACCAGACCGGCGAGACGGCGATCCTGCCGACCCCGGTCGTCGGCGTGCTCGGCGTGATCTCCGACGTGACGACCCGTGTGCGGCAGGGCTTCGCAGGCGAGGGCGACGCGCTCCTGCTCCTCGGGTCCACCCGCGACGAGCTGGACGGATCGGCGTGGTCGCAGGTCGCGCACGGCCACCTGGGCGGTCGGCCGCCGCAGGTCGACCTGGCCGCCGAGAAGGCACTGGCCGACCTCATGGTCGAGGCGGCCGCGCAGGGCCTGGCGAGCACGGCGCACGACCTCTCCGACGGCGGCCTCGCGATCGCGCTGGCCGAGGCCACGATCCGCAACGGCGTCGGCGCGACCGTCACGCTGCCCGGCGACCCGTTCGTGTCCCTGTTCTCGGAGTCCGTCGCGCGGGCGCTGGTCTCCGTACCGTCCGGGTCGGTGGACGCGTTCGAGGCGCTCGCGGCACGCTACGGTGTGCCGGCGGCGCGGATCGGGACGACCGGGGGCGACGCGCTGAGCGTCGACGGCCAGTTCACGATCGGGGCCGAGGAGCTCCGCACGGTCTGGCGCGCGCCGATCCGCGAGGCGATGCGGGGGTGA
- a CDS encoding GNAT family N-acetyltransferase, protein MEIRELDPDDLDAALDVRSRSFGPLPGAHHDLWRQMTGRAIAGRRQLAAYDGARVVATARINDFVQWWHGRPVRMAGVGGVVVAPEHRGRGASGALMRAVLVRSRELGYPLSALFPATVRPYRAVGYEIAGERQVVDLPSEALRRLAGDTSGLRRAAPSDARTVIDALGAGYAADRVDGPYTWAAEEVAADLEDDDVLGYLADDGFVGYEFDGGERLTVHELAAGSAATRRTLWSLVGSGSSVAPVVRAALAPRDPLWWWLDENQIQVQHREWWMLRVIDPVAAIAARGFPSGLVVEVPLVLDDPVLNDGGPTAYRLTVHDGAATLHPTETTDGIRLGPQGLAALFAGTSTGALRAAGLAQGGDRGQDAVLDAAFAAEPFMTVHF, encoded by the coding sequence GTGGAGATCCGTGAGCTCGACCCCGACGACCTCGACGCCGCGCTCGACGTCCGATCACGCTCGTTCGGGCCGCTGCCGGGCGCGCACCACGACCTGTGGCGGCAGATGACCGGCCGCGCGATCGCAGGGCGGCGCCAGCTCGCGGCGTACGACGGGGCGCGGGTGGTCGCGACCGCGCGGATCAACGACTTCGTCCAGTGGTGGCACGGCCGCCCCGTCCGGATGGCCGGGGTCGGGGGCGTCGTCGTGGCGCCCGAGCACCGCGGCCGCGGCGCCAGCGGCGCCCTGATGCGCGCGGTGCTGGTGCGCAGCAGGGAGCTGGGATACCCGCTGTCGGCGCTGTTCCCGGCGACCGTGCGGCCCTACCGCGCCGTCGGGTACGAGATCGCCGGCGAGCGTCAGGTCGTCGACCTTCCGTCGGAGGCGCTGCGGCGGCTGGCCGGGGACACCAGCGGGCTGCGCCGCGCCGCGCCGTCCGATGCCCGGACGGTGATCGACGCGCTCGGTGCCGGGTACGCGGCGGACCGGGTCGACGGCCCGTACACCTGGGCGGCCGAGGAGGTCGCCGCCGACCTCGAGGACGACGACGTGCTGGGCTATCTCGCCGACGACGGGTTCGTCGGGTACGAGTTCGACGGCGGCGAGCGGCTGACGGTCCACGAGCTCGCCGCGGGCTCGGCGGCCACGCGACGCACGCTGTGGAGCCTCGTGGGATCCGGCTCGTCCGTGGCGCCCGTGGTGCGCGCCGCGCTCGCGCCGCGGGACCCGCTGTGGTGGTGGCTCGACGAGAACCAGATCCAGGTCCAGCACCGCGAGTGGTGGATGCTCCGGGTGATCGACCCGGTCGCGGCGATCGCGGCGCGGGGGTTCCCGTCCGGGCTGGTGGTCGAGGTCCCGCTCGTCCTGGACGACCCCGTACTGAACGACGGCGGGCCCACCGCGTACCGGCTCACCGTGCACGACGGCGCCGCGACGCTGCACCCGACCGAGACGACCGACGGCATCCGGCTCGGGCCGCAGGGTCTCGCTGCACTGTTCGCGGGTACGTCGACCGGCGCGCTACGGGCCGCCGGGCTCGCCCAGGGCGGGGACCGGGGTCAGGACGCGGTGCTCGACGCGGCGTTCGCGGCCGAGCCGTTCATGACCGTCCACTTCTGA
- a CDS encoding VOC family protein, translating to MSNRIVHFEIPFADGDRARAFYRDAFGWQVQEMPELSYTMVQTGPVGEDMAPSEPGFINGGMFERSEPFTGPVITVDVDDIDAAVARLRDLGATDVSEKQAVADMGFAAYFRDPEGNMVGLWQSA from the coding sequence ATGAGCAACCGCATCGTCCATTTCGAGATTCCGTTCGCCGACGGCGACCGGGCCCGTGCGTTCTACCGGGACGCGTTCGGCTGGCAGGTCCAGGAGATGCCGGAGCTGAGCTACACGATGGTCCAGACCGGTCCGGTCGGCGAGGACATGGCACCGAGCGAGCCCGGGTTCATCAACGGCGGGATGTTCGAGCGCTCCGAGCCCTTCACCGGGCCCGTGATCACCGTCGACGTCGACGACATCGATGCTGCCGTGGCGCGGTTGCGCGACCTCGGAGCGACCGACGTCTCCGAGAAGCAGGCAGTCGCGGACATGGGTTTCGCCGCCTACTTCCGCGACCCCGAGGGCAACATGGTCGGCCTGTGGCAGAGCGCGTGA
- a CDS encoding siderophore-interacting protein encodes MSVTAIDPPGSAADRKRYPLRFEVVSSEPITPHMQRVVLGSVQFDEFARRFGGYSDSYVKLVFLRDGVDYPDPLDMQFVRATFPADDLPVVRTYTLRTIDLEHARITIDFVVHGDTGVAGPWAASATPGDVIHLLGPGGAYVPDPVAPWHLLAGDEAALPAIQAALEAMPAGARVHAFVEVGGPEDEQPFTSEADVTLTWLHRGDAPAGTTTLIADAVRTDAWPAGAPQVFVHGESSLLKQLRSYLLHDRGVPREQLSLSGYWRRGESEEGFRAWKAQQQA; translated from the coding sequence ATGAGCGTGACTGCGATCGACCCCCCGGGCTCCGCTGCCGACCGCAAGCGCTATCCGTTGCGGTTCGAGGTGGTCTCCAGCGAGCCGATCACCCCGCACATGCAGCGCGTGGTGCTCGGGAGCGTCCAGTTCGACGAGTTCGCCCGCCGGTTCGGCGGCTACTCCGACTCCTACGTGAAGCTCGTGTTCCTGCGCGACGGCGTCGACTACCCCGATCCGCTCGACATGCAGTTCGTCCGGGCGACGTTCCCGGCCGACGACCTGCCGGTCGTGCGGACCTACACGCTGCGCACGATCGATCTCGAGCACGCCCGGATCACGATCGACTTCGTGGTCCACGGCGACACAGGTGTGGCCGGCCCGTGGGCGGCCTCGGCCACCCCGGGCGACGTGATCCACCTGCTCGGGCCCGGCGGCGCGTACGTCCCGGACCCGGTCGCTCCGTGGCACCTGCTCGCCGGTGACGAGGCCGCGCTGCCGGCGATCCAGGCGGCCCTGGAGGCGATGCCGGCGGGCGCGCGGGTGCACGCGTTCGTCGAGGTGGGCGGTCCCGAGGACGAGCAGCCGTTCACCTCCGAGGCCGACGTGACCCTGACCTGGCTGCACCGCGGTGACGCGCCCGCCGGGACGACGACGCTGATCGCCGACGCGGTCAGGACGGACGCGTGGCCGGCGGGTGCGCCGCAGGTGTTCGTGCACGGGGAGTCGTCGCTGCTCAAGCAGCTGCGTTCGTACCTCCTGCACGATCGCGGCGTCCCGCGTGAGCAGCTCTCGCTGTCCGGCTACTGGCGTCGCGGCGAGTCCGAGGAGGGCTTCCGCGCCTGGAAGGCGCAACAGCAGGCCTGA
- a CDS encoding GNAT family N-acetyltransferase, which translates to MTRPVSLTTDRLVLRPWQETDRAPFAALNADGQVMEHFPAPLTRAESDALVDRIVQRFAAQGFGLWAVEESATGTFLGFTGLNPVPEAVAAAAVRDTGAGVGGEDDPTPTEIGWRLARHAWGRGLASEAARAAARYAFDRAGLSTVWSFTSVTNDRSVAVMRRIGMVLAGEFDNPRVPAGSRLVRHVLYRLDAVDGPRDASTSTTGSLG; encoded by the coding sequence GTGACCCGGCCGGTGAGCCTGACGACGGACCGGCTCGTCCTGCGTCCGTGGCAGGAGACCGACCGCGCGCCGTTCGCCGCTCTGAACGCCGACGGGCAGGTGATGGAGCACTTCCCCGCGCCCCTGACCCGGGCGGAGTCGGACGCGCTCGTCGACCGGATCGTGCAGCGGTTCGCGGCGCAGGGCTTCGGTCTGTGGGCGGTGGAGGAGTCCGCGACGGGGACCTTCCTCGGCTTCACCGGCCTGAACCCGGTGCCCGAGGCGGTCGCCGCGGCAGCCGTCCGCGACACGGGCGCCGGGGTCGGCGGCGAGGACGATCCGACGCCGACCGAGATCGGGTGGCGGCTGGCGCGCCACGCCTGGGGCCGAGGGCTGGCGTCGGAGGCTGCGCGTGCGGCGGCGCGGTACGCCTTCGACCGCGCCGGTCTCTCGACGGTGTGGTCGTTCACCTCGGTGACCAACGACCGCTCGGTCGCCGTGATGCGGCGGATCGGGATGGTGCTCGCGGGCGAGTTCGACAACCCGAGGGTGCCCGCCGGGTCGCGGCTGGTCCGACACGTGCTCTACCGCCTCGACGCCGTCGACGGGCCCCGGGACGCCTCGACCTCGACCACCGGTTCGTTAGGGTGA
- a CDS encoding VOC family protein, whose protein sequence is MDQRLSFISVAVTDVARSRAFYVDGLGWAESMYVPGEVLMIGVADKVVLSLWDVDGFRSEVGEPSTGGIPPITLAHNVPTTDDVDSVFAQMVAAGGTAVAEPQARDWGGYTGYVADPDGYRWEIAYNPGPIGETVLP, encoded by the coding sequence ATGGATCAACGTCTGAGCTTCATCTCCGTCGCCGTCACCGACGTGGCCCGCAGCCGCGCGTTCTACGTCGACGGCCTCGGGTGGGCCGAGAGCATGTACGTGCCCGGTGAGGTGCTGATGATCGGTGTCGCCGACAAGGTCGTCCTCTCGCTGTGGGACGTCGACGGATTCCGTTCCGAGGTGGGCGAGCCGTCGACCGGCGGCATCCCGCCGATCACCCTCGCGCACAACGTGCCGACGACCGACGACGTCGATTCCGTCTTCGCGCAGATGGTCGCGGCCGGTGGGACGGCGGTGGCCGAGCCCCAGGCCCGTGACTGGGGGGGATACACGGGATACGTGGCCGACCCGGACGGATACCGGTGGGAGATCGCGTACAACCCGGGGCCGATCGGCGAGACCGTCCTCCCGTGA
- a CDS encoding Nramp family divalent metal transporter, which yields MFVRSPRAARQVGLLGPAFVAAVAYVDPGNVATNVTAGAEYGYTLVWVVVLANAMAVIVQYLSAKLGLVTGRSLASHMGDVLPRRTRIAYWLQAEAVAVATDVAEVVGGAVALALLFDLPLLPGALVTVAVSVLVLKVGDRWGQSALERLVMAFLLLIAVGFTAGLFVAPPEATDVVGGLAPRFDGTGSVLLASGIIGATVMPHVIYLHSGLTSGRLGRRGLLRSTRELIAATRVDVVVALVVAGTLNLALLLVAATSLAGLPGTDTLEGVHALMTSELGAGVALLFAVALLGSGLASTSVGCAAGAEVMAGLLNKRVPVLVRRLVTVIPALVVLVLGINPAHALIGSQVVLSVGIPFALIPLLWLTSRRDLMGEHANRRSLTAAAVVVAGIVIVLNVALLVLTFA from the coding sequence GTGTTCGTCCGGAGTCCGCGCGCCGCGCGCCAGGTGGGACTGCTCGGCCCTGCCTTCGTCGCGGCGGTCGCGTACGTCGACCCGGGCAACGTGGCGACGAACGTGACCGCGGGCGCCGAGTACGGATACACGCTGGTGTGGGTCGTGGTGCTGGCGAACGCGATGGCGGTGATCGTCCAGTACCTGTCGGCGAAGCTCGGCCTCGTGACCGGCCGCTCGCTCGCGTCCCACATGGGCGACGTGCTGCCGCGGCGCACCCGGATCGCGTACTGGCTGCAGGCCGAGGCCGTCGCGGTCGCCACCGACGTGGCCGAGGTGGTCGGCGGTGCGGTCGCTCTCGCGCTGCTGTTCGATCTGCCGCTGCTGCCGGGCGCGCTCGTCACGGTGGCCGTCTCGGTGCTCGTGCTCAAGGTCGGCGACCGGTGGGGGCAGAGTGCCCTGGAGCGCCTGGTGATGGCGTTCCTGCTGCTGATCGCGGTCGGCTTCACCGCGGGGCTGTTCGTCGCCCCGCCGGAGGCGACCGACGTCGTCGGCGGGCTCGCACCTCGGTTCGACGGCACCGGCAGCGTGCTGCTGGCGTCGGGGATCATCGGAGCGACCGTCATGCCGCACGTGATCTACCTGCACTCCGGTCTGACGTCGGGGCGGCTCGGACGGCGCGGGCTGCTCCGCTCCACCCGGGAGCTCATCGCGGCGACGCGCGTCGACGTCGTGGTCGCACTGGTCGTGGCCGGGACCTTGAACCTCGCGCTGCTGCTCGTGGCGGCGACGAGCCTGGCCGGACTCCCCGGCACCGACACCTTGGAGGGCGTGCACGCGTTGATGACGAGCGAGCTCGGCGCCGGCGTCGCGCTGCTGTTCGCGGTCGCGCTGCTCGGCTCGGGACTCGCGTCGACGTCGGTCGGGTGCGCGGCGGGCGCCGAGGTGATGGCGGGCCTCCTGAACAAGCGCGTGCCGGTCCTCGTCCGGCGCCTCGTGACGGTGATCCCGGCGCTGGTCGTGCTCGTGCTGGGCATCAACCCGGCGCACGCGCTGATCGGCTCCCAGGTGGTGCTGTCGGTCGGGATCCCGTTCGCGCTGATCCCGCTGCTGTGGTTGACGTCGCGGCGCGACCTGATGGGCGAGCACGCGAACCGTCGTTCGCTCACGGCCGCCGCGGTCGTCGTCGCGGGGATCGTGATCGTGCTCAATGTGGCGCTGCTGGTCCTGACCTTCGCCTGA
- a CDS encoding GNAT family N-acetyltransferase, translating to MTDPAIEITDQADRRRYLLTVDGEQVGKINYRDPSDGVRDLLHTEVDPRMSGRGLASRLVRTALDDIRSKGWTVVPTCPLVRAYVEKHPEYADLVATR from the coding sequence ATGACCGACCCGGCGATCGAGATCACCGACCAGGCCGACCGGCGACGCTACCTCCTCACCGTCGACGGTGAGCAGGTCGGCAAGATCAACTACCGCGATCCGAGCGACGGGGTCCGCGACCTCCTGCACACGGAGGTGGACCCGCGGATGAGCGGGCGAGGGCTCGCGAGCCGGCTCGTCCGGACCGCCCTGGACGACATCCGGAGCAAGGGCTGGACCGTCGTCCCGACCTGCCCGTTGGTCCGCGCCTACGTCGAGAAGCACCCCGAGTACGCCGACCTGGTCGCCACGCGCTGA
- the purQ gene encoding phosphoribosylformylglycinamidine synthase subunit PurQ has product MKVGVVTFPGSLDDVDAQRAVRLAGAEPVALWHGDADLRGVDAVVLPGGFSYGDYLRCGAIARFAPVMAEVVAAAERGMPVLGICNGFQILCESHLLPGALIRNDHRTFVCRDQRLRIENASTAWTSAYGSGEEIVIPLKNGEGGYVADDFTLEMLEGEGRVVARYLDDNPNGSLRDIAGVTNERGNVVGLMPHPEHAVEDLCGPGTDGLRFFTSVLTSLVS; this is encoded by the coding sequence GTGAAGGTCGGGGTCGTCACCTTCCCGGGCTCGCTCGACGACGTCGACGCGCAGCGCGCCGTCCGCCTCGCCGGCGCCGAGCCGGTCGCGCTCTGGCACGGCGACGCGGACCTGCGCGGGGTCGACGCGGTGGTGCTGCCGGGCGGCTTCTCCTACGGCGACTACCTGCGCTGTGGCGCGATCGCACGGTTCGCGCCGGTGATGGCCGAGGTCGTCGCAGCAGCGGAGCGCGGGATGCCCGTGCTCGGGATCTGCAACGGCTTCCAGATCCTCTGCGAGTCGCACCTGCTGCCGGGGGCGCTGATCCGCAACGACCACCGCACGTTCGTCTGCCGCGACCAGCGGCTGCGGATTGAGAACGCCTCCACCGCCTGGACCAGCGCGTACGGCTCGGGTGAGGAGATCGTGATCCCGTTGAAGAACGGCGAGGGCGGCTACGTCGCCGACGACTTCACGCTCGAGATGCTCGAGGGCGAGGGTCGGGTGGTCGCGCGCTACCTCGACGACAACCCGAACGGCTCGCTGCGCGACATCGCCGGGGTCACGAACGAGCGCGGCAACGTGGTCGGGCTGATGCCGCACCCGGAGCACGCCGTCGAGGATCTCTGCGGTCCCGGCACCGACGGGCTCCGGTTCTTCACGTCCGTCCTCACCAGCCTGGTCTCCTGA
- the purS gene encoding phosphoribosylformylglycinamidine synthase subunit PurS has protein sequence MARVVVDVMPKPEILDPQGKAVHQALDRLGFGGVADVRQGKRFELAVDGDLTEERLAEVRRIAETLLSNPVIEDFEVRIEEPVA, from the coding sequence GTGGCCCGTGTCGTCGTCGACGTCATGCCGAAGCCGGAGATCCTCGACCCCCAGGGCAAGGCCGTCCACCAGGCGCTGGACCGGCTCGGGTTCGGCGGGGTGGCCGACGTCCGGCAGGGCAAGCGGTTCGAGCTCGCCGTCGACGGCGACCTGACCGAGGAGCGGCTCGCGGAGGTCCGCAGGATCGCGGAGACGCTCCTGTCCAACCCGGTGATCGAGGACTTCGAGGTCCGGATCGAGGAGCCGGTCGCGTGA